A portion of the Shewanella sp. SNU WT4 genome contains these proteins:
- a CDS encoding SIS domain-containing protein, translated as MTQTIMEREARQAPHLIREQLLANKELAVEIGQKLREFKPKFVMIVGRGSSDHAGVFAKYLLEVELGVPTFAAAPSVASVYGKTLHLEGGLVIVISQSGRSPDILAQARMAKEAGAYCIAIVNDETSPIKDIVDQVWPVRAGEEKAVAATKSYLATLSSLLQLAANWSQNEELLASLETLPDALQGAVDAEPQLKAEALEGVKNLVILGRGFGYAVSKEIALKMKEVGGVHAEAFSSAEFLHGPVTLVEQKLTVIDACVADESYASHIEQVENVASRGANMIHLNQTAHGLAPRVAPLALLQRFYIDMAAVAIARGIDPDNPKGLKKVTQTL; from the coding sequence ATGACTCAAACCATCATGGAGCGCGAAGCGCGTCAAGCCCCGCACCTGATCCGTGAACAATTACTGGCTAATAAAGAATTAGCGGTAGAAATCGGGCAGAAATTACGTGAGTTCAAACCAAAGTTCGTGATGATAGTGGGCCGTGGCTCATCAGATCATGCTGGTGTGTTTGCTAAGTATTTATTAGAAGTAGAGTTAGGCGTGCCTACCTTTGCTGCTGCACCATCGGTTGCTAGCGTCTATGGTAAAACCTTGCACCTCGAAGGCGGCTTAGTGATTGTGATTTCTCAATCCGGTCGTAGCCCAGATATTTTGGCGCAGGCGCGCATGGCAAAAGAAGCCGGTGCTTATTGTATTGCCATTGTTAATGATGAAACTTCACCGATTAAAGATATTGTTGATCAGGTATGGCCGGTGCGCGCTGGTGAAGAAAAAGCAGTTGCTGCCACTAAGAGCTACTTAGCTACTTTGTCATCATTACTGCAGTTGGCCGCTAACTGGTCACAGAATGAAGAATTACTGGCGTCTTTAGAGACCTTGCCTGATGCCCTGCAAGGCGCAGTTGATGCTGAGCCACAACTAAAAGCTGAAGCATTAGAAGGCGTTAAAAACCTGGTGATCTTAGGCCGCGGTTTTGGTTATGCAGTATCTAAAGAAATTGCGTTAAAAATGAAAGAAGTGGGCGGCGTGCATGCTGAAGCTTTCTCAAGTGCTGAGTTTTTGCATGGCCCAGTGACCTTAGTAGAGCAAAAGCTTACTGTTATTGATGCTTGTGTTGCTGATGAGTCTTATGCCAGTCACATAGAACAAGTTGAAAACGTGGCAAGTCGCGGCGCTAATATGATCCACTTAAATCAAACTGCCCATGGCTTAGCGCCGCGCGTTGCGCCATTAGCCTTGTTGCAGCGTTTTTATATCGATATGGCCGCTGTGGCTATTGCTCGGGGAATCGATCCTGATAACCCAAAGGGTCTTAAGAAAGTTACCCAAACCTTATAA
- a CDS encoding DMT family transporter produces MTDQHKGLWLAFAGIMILSFDSLLVKLIGGSPWDLLFWRGALQASSLFFIQLIFNRHELVQDFTPPTKLVLLAGVLFAASTICFVESLNHTQVASTLVIVNTAPLFTSLLALIVLKERIERPTQIAIAIAISGIWIIFAFAPGDGEWIGNLYAVFTAMSTAIYLVIMRKTKGQHAASFLIASGILVALYSLYQGASPLSVSQSQFIYLLLLGGLVVPGAYLCISKSPAYIPAAQTSFILLAEVLLGPLYVYLFVGDVPSANDMAGGAIILTTLGMHTVWQIRKSTSRRVDF; encoded by the coding sequence ATGACAGATCAACATAAAGGCTTATGGCTAGCGTTTGCTGGGATCATGATCCTAAGCTTCGATAGCCTATTAGTTAAGTTGATCGGCGGTTCACCTTGGGATCTACTTTTTTGGCGCGGAGCATTGCAAGCGAGCTCCTTATTCTTCATTCAATTAATTTTTAATCGCCATGAATTAGTTCAAGATTTTACTCCGCCGACTAAGTTAGTGCTACTGGCAGGTGTGTTATTTGCGGCCTCCACCATATGTTTTGTGGAATCGCTCAATCATACCCAAGTTGCCAGCACTTTAGTGATAGTTAATACCGCACCATTATTTACCTCATTGTTAGCGCTTATCGTATTAAAAGAAAGAATTGAACGTCCAACCCAAATTGCCATTGCCATAGCGATTTCCGGAATTTGGATCATTTTTGCCTTCGCCCCAGGGGACGGCGAATGGATAGGTAACCTCTACGCTGTCTTTACTGCTATGTCGACGGCTATCTATCTAGTCATTATGCGTAAAACCAAAGGCCAACATGCTGCCAGCTTTTTAATTGCTTCTGGCATCTTGGTTGCGCTCTATTCGCTTTATCAAGGCGCTAGCCCGTTAAGTGTTAGCCAGAGCCAGTTTATTTACTTATTGCTGCTAGGCGGTTTAGTGGTGCCAGGGGCTTATCTGTGCATCTCTAAGTCACCTGCGTATATACCCGCGGCGCAAACTAGCTTCATTTTGCTAGCAGAGGTGCTATTAGGTCCTTTATATGTGTATTTATTTGTGGGCGATGTACCATCAGCCAATGATATGGCCGGCGGCGCCATCATATTAACCACCTTAGGCATGCATACAGTGTGGCAAATACGAAAAAGCACTAGCCGGCGAGTTGATTTTTAA
- a CDS encoding sugar MFS transporter yields the protein MSAISEAKGAPQSSLLPMTIIGILFFIFGFVTWLNGSLIPFLKIICELNEFQALFVTFAFYIAYTVMALPMSYILKKTGYKDGMAIGLGIMAVGSLLFIPAAQSANYLLFLVALFVLGTGLTILQTASNPYVVHIGPRESAAMRISIMGLINKGAGVMVPLLFTALVLSGLDNFSSEHLAALNEVERAAQISELSARLVMPYIYMAVALVFLIGLVKFSSLPELEFDEPGAEHKNATGIMQFPQVVLGAVALFCYVGIEVIAGDTIGLYGAGLGVQNFASLTSYTMVFMVIGYLIGVTCIPKIISQEAALIGSSVAGVLCIFGATMASTESTAIAQVLWGWSGIPVIPDSVTFVAMMGLAHALVWPSVWPLALQGLGKFTAQGSALLIMGISGGAILPLAFGQVALFADTQMAYWVGLPCYLFILFYALKGHKMRSWK from the coding sequence ATGAGTGCAATTAGTGAGGCAAAAGGGGCGCCGCAAAGCAGCCTATTACCTATGACCATTATTGGCATATTGTTTTTTATTTTTGGTTTTGTAACTTGGTTAAATGGCTCGTTAATCCCCTTTCTAAAAATCATTTGTGAGTTAAATGAATTTCAAGCGTTATTCGTGACTTTTGCTTTTTATATTGCCTATACAGTCATGGCTTTACCTATGTCATATATCTTAAAGAAGACAGGCTATAAAGATGGTATGGCAATTGGTCTTGGCATTATGGCCGTCGGTTCATTACTGTTTATTCCAGCGGCGCAATCAGCCAACTATCTCTTATTCCTAGTGGCTTTGTTTGTGCTAGGCACTGGCTTAACTATTTTACAAACAGCATCTAACCCGTATGTAGTGCATATTGGTCCGCGTGAAAGTGCGGCGATGCGTATTAGTATCATGGGATTAATTAATAAGGGTGCTGGCGTAATGGTGCCACTCTTATTTACTGCCTTGGTATTATCAGGTCTTGATAATTTTAGCTCTGAACACTTAGCGGCTTTAAATGAAGTTGAAAGAGCTGCACAAATTTCTGAATTATCAGCACGCTTAGTGATGCCTTACATTTATATGGCAGTGGCTTTAGTGTTTTTGATTGGTTTAGTTAAGTTCTCATCATTACCAGAGCTTGAGTTTGATGAGCCAGGGGCAGAGCATAAAAATGCCACCGGTATCATGCAGTTCCCACAAGTAGTATTAGGTGCTGTTGCCTTATTTTGTTACGTCGGTATTGAAGTTATTGCTGGTGATACCATAGGTTTGTATGGCGCCGGATTAGGCGTTCAAAACTTTGCTTCATTAACTTCTTACACTATGGTTTTCATGGTGATAGGTTACTTGATTGGTGTGACTTGTATTCCAAAAATCATTAGCCAAGAAGCTGCATTAATCGGCTCATCAGTCGCGGGTGTGTTGTGTATCTTTGGCGCTACTATGGCATCAACTGAGTCAACCGCGATTGCTCAAGTGTTATGGGGCTGGTCTGGTATTCCTGTGATCCCTGACTCAGTGACGTTTGTGGCTATGATGGGTCTGGCACACGCCTTGGTATGGCCGTCAGTATGGCCGTTAGCTTTACAAGGTTTAGGTAAGTTTACTGCTCAAGGTTCTGCCTTATTAATCATGGGTATTTCCGGTGGTGCTATTTTACCCCTAGCCTTTGGTCAAGTTGCCTTGTTTGCTGATACTCAAATGGCTTACTGGGTTGGCTTACCTTGCTACCTATTTATCTTATTCTATGCCCTGAAAGGTCATAAGATGCGTAGCTGGAAATAG
- the yhbY gene encoding ribosome assembly RNA-binding protein YhbY, with amino-acid sequence MNLTTKQKQHLKALAHNLKPVVLLGSNGLTEGVLAEIDSALGHHELIKVKVATSDRDMKAAIVDAIVRETQSEKVQVIGHILVLFRQSEEMKIALPRAK; translated from the coding sequence ATGAACTTAACAACCAAACAGAAACAACACCTCAAAGCATTGGCTCACAACTTAAAGCCTGTGGTGTTGCTGGGATCCAACGGTTTAACCGAAGGTGTACTGGCTGAAATCGATAGTGCGCTCGGTCATCATGAACTGATTAAAGTGAAGGTCGCCACCAGTGATCGCGACATGAAAGCCGCCATTGTAGATGCTATTGTTCGTGAAACTCAGTCTGAAAAAGTCCAAGTCATTGGCCACATACTGGTATTGTTCCGTCAGTCAGAAGAAATGAAGATTGCTTTGCCACGAGCCAAGTAA
- a CDS encoding DUF5009 domain-containing protein, with translation MSQGQTQDALPPITPADKPRTRLKSLDALRGFDMFWILGGEAIFAALFVLTSWRGFEWLDGQMHHSQWHGFSFYDLIFPLFIFLSGVALGLSAKRLDALPLASRYPYYRHALTRLSLLIVLGIIYNHGWGSGMPASPEQVRYASVLARIAFAWFFTAMIVWHTSIRSQYWLAAIALIAYTFLQLSFGANAFTAEGSINAWVDTHWLPGITYQNLPYDPEGLLSTLPAIINALVGVFVGRFVKQQASPKRLLLTLLFAGSALIIIGILLSPWIPINKSLWTMTFSLVTIGSSILLLALFYGLVDVLNWQRFGWFFAVIGTNAIVIYLASSLVQWRYVADSLFGGFIQAAPELWQPLLMAISLLTVQWLLLRWLYNRQLFIKV, from the coding sequence ATGAGCCAAGGACAAACGCAGGATGCGTTACCGCCTATCACGCCGGCAGATAAGCCGCGCACCAGACTTAAATCATTAGATGCCTTGCGCGGCTTTGATATGTTTTGGATTTTAGGTGGCGAGGCCATATTTGCGGCCTTATTTGTTCTGACTTCTTGGCGAGGTTTTGAGTGGCTTGATGGCCAAATGCACCACAGCCAGTGGCATGGCTTTAGCTTTTATGATTTGATTTTCCCCTTATTTATATTCTTATCGGGCGTTGCCTTAGGCTTATCAGCCAAACGCCTTGACGCTTTACCCTTAGCATCTAGATATCCCTATTATCGCCACGCCTTGACGCGTTTATCCTTATTGATTGTCCTCGGAATTATTTATAACCATGGCTGGGGCAGTGGCATGCCGGCGTCTCCTGAGCAAGTGCGTTATGCCAGTGTGTTAGCCAGAATCGCTTTTGCTTGGTTTTTCACGGCCATGATAGTTTGGCACACCTCAATCCGCAGCCAATATTGGCTCGCGGCCATAGCATTAATTGCTTATACCTTTTTGCAATTAAGCTTTGGCGCTAATGCTTTTACGGCGGAAGGCTCGATTAATGCTTGGGTTGATACTCATTGGCTGCCAGGCATCACTTATCAGAATCTGCCTTACGACCCCGAAGGTTTACTTTCAACCTTGCCCGCCATCATCAATGCTTTAGTGGGTGTCTTTGTTGGACGCTTTGTTAAGCAGCAAGCATCCCCTAAGCGATTACTCTTGACCTTATTGTTTGCTGGTAGCGCTCTCATTATTATTGGCATTCTGTTATCGCCATGGATTCCTATTAATAAATCCTTATGGACCATGACTTTTTCGCTAGTCACCATAGGCTCTAGCATATTGCTGTTGGCTCTGTTTTATGGGTTAGTCGATGTTCTTAATTGGCAAAGGTTTGGCTGGTTTTTTGCTGTAATAGGCACCAATGCGATAGTGATTTACTTGGCATCGAGCTTAGTGCAATGGCGTTATGTAGCTGACAGCCTATTCGGTGGGTTTATTCAAGCGGCTCCAGAGTTATGGCAGCCGCTATTAATGGCGATTTCGCTACTTACGGTGCAGTGGTTACTGCTGCGCTGGCTATATAATCGCCAGCTATTTATTAAAGTGTGA
- the rlmE gene encoding 23S rRNA (uridine(2552)-2'-O)-methyltransferase RlmE translates to MSGKKRSASSNRWMLEHFDDHYVKLAQKQGLRSRAAFKLEELQQKDKLIKPGMTVVDLGAAPGGWSQIAVKLLEGKGKVIACDILPMDPIVGVDFLQGDFREDKVLEALLTRVGEAKVDLVLSDMAPNMSGTGGVDQPRAMYLVELALDMCHQVLAPNGSFAVKVFQGEGFDDYMKAVKDAFKVVKTRKPDSSRPRSREVYLVATGYKL, encoded by the coding sequence ATGTCAGGTAAAAAACGTTCAGCCAGCTCAAACCGCTGGATGCTAGAGCATTTTGATGATCATTATGTCAAATTAGCTCAAAAACAAGGTTTGCGATCGCGAGCAGCATTCAAGTTAGAAGAGTTGCAACAAAAGGATAAGTTGATTAAACCCGGCATGACAGTCGTTGATTTAGGGGCAGCTCCTGGGGGCTGGTCACAAATCGCGGTTAAATTGCTTGAGGGCAAAGGTAAGGTCATAGCTTGTGACATTTTACCTATGGACCCTATAGTCGGAGTCGACTTTTTACAAGGGGATTTCCGTGAAGATAAAGTATTGGAAGCCCTGTTAACACGTGTTGGTGAAGCGAAAGTGGATCTAGTGTTATCGGATATGGCGCCTAATATGAGTGGAACCGGGGGGGTTGATCAGCCCCGCGCTATGTATTTGGTGGAACTGGCGCTTGATATGTGTCACCAAGTATTAGCACCCAATGGTAGTTTTGCCGTTAAGGTCTTTCAGGGGGAGGGCTTTGACGATTATATGAAAGCGGTGAAGGATGCCTTTAAGGTAGTCAAGACCCGTAAACCGGACTCATCACGCCCGCGTTCGCGTGAAGTCTATCTTGTGGCGACAGGTTACAAGTTGTAG
- the greA gene encoding transcription elongation factor GreA — translation MNNKVPMTVVGAENLRKELDFLKFDRRPKITEAIATARELGDLKENAEYHAAREEQGICEARIRDIEGKLSNSQIIDVTKMPNTGKVIFGTTVTILNLNTEDEVTYRIVGDDEANFKLNLISVNSPIARGLIGKSVDDEVTIVTPGGVSDFEIVSVQYI, via the coding sequence ATGAATAATAAAGTTCCAATGACCGTCGTTGGCGCAGAGAACTTGCGCAAAGAACTGGATTTTTTGAAGTTCGATAGACGCCCTAAAATTACCGAAGCCATTGCTACGGCTCGTGAGCTTGGCGACTTAAAAGAAAATGCTGAATATCATGCCGCTCGTGAAGAGCAAGGTATCTGCGAAGCCCGTATTCGTGACATTGAAGGTAAATTGTCAAACTCGCAAATTATTGATGTAACCAAAATGCCAAATACTGGCAAGGTGATTTTTGGTACCACTGTGACGATTTTAAATCTGAACACTGAAGATGAAGTGACCTACAGAATTGTCGGTGATGATGAGGCGAACTTTAAACTCAATTTGATTTCAGTGAATTCACCGATTGCCAGGGGGTTGATTGGTAAGAGTGTGGATGATGAAGTGACGATTGTGACGCCAGGTGGTGTCTCTGATTTTGAGATAGTGTCAGTTCAATATATTTAA
- a CDS encoding BadF/BadG/BcrA/BcrD ATPase family protein: protein MNSNAHTQQPLFLGIDGGGTKCRALLYCQQRGALGVGVAGRANPLHGLQQTFDSITESALLALADAGLDASLISSLIVGAGLAGVNVPRLFADVAAWDHPFQRFYLTTDLHTACLGAHGGDNGAVIITGTGSCGYANTGSQQVLLGGHGFALGDKGSGAWLGLKAAEHVLLELDGFAPPTALTPKLLNYFGCKDAMGIVAQLAGHSSCCYAKLAHLVLATAREGDEVALAIVNDGADYISQLAQKLLSISPSRFSMIGGLAEPLRPFLAPQVSDAIKPILAAPEMGAVLYAQQSEQQVSI from the coding sequence ATGAATTCAAATGCGCACACGCAGCAGCCATTATTTTTAGGAATCGATGGCGGTGGTACAAAATGCCGAGCCTTGCTCTATTGTCAGCAGCGAGGTGCGTTAGGAGTTGGTGTCGCAGGTCGCGCCAATCCTCTGCATGGGTTACAGCAAACGTTTGATTCAATCACTGAGTCTGCCTTATTAGCCCTAGCTGATGCGGGCTTAGATGCAAGCCTAATATCAAGCCTGATAGTGGGCGCTGGTCTTGCTGGTGTAAACGTTCCGCGCTTATTTGCCGATGTTGCTGCCTGGGATCATCCTTTCCAACGTTTTTATCTCACCACAGACTTACATACTGCCTGTCTTGGCGCTCATGGCGGCGATAACGGCGCTGTGATTATTACTGGCACAGGTTCTTGCGGCTATGCAAACACTGGCTCGCAGCAAGTGTTACTCGGTGGTCATGGTTTTGCTTTAGGCGATAAAGGCAGTGGCGCTTGGTTAGGTTTAAAGGCCGCTGAGCATGTATTACTCGAACTGGATGGTTTTGCCCCCCCAACCGCGTTAACCCCAAAGCTTCTTAACTATTTCGGTTGTAAAGATGCCATGGGCATAGTGGCGCAGTTAGCCGGTCATTCATCATGCTGTTATGCCAAATTGGCGCATTTGGTATTAGCAACCGCTCGCGAAGGCGATGAAGTGGCTTTAGCCATAGTAAATGATGGCGCGGATTACATTAGTCAATTAGCGCAGAAATTACTGAGCATCAGTCCAAGCCGTTTCTCTATGATAGGCGGGTTAGCCGAGCCTTTACGACCGTTTTTAGCGCCTCAGGTTAGTGATGCCATCAAACCTATATTAGCTGCACCCGAAATGGGCGCAGTATTGTATGCCCAGCAATCAGAACAGCAAGTTTCAATTTAA
- the ftsH gene encoding ATP-dependent zinc metalloprotease FtsH produces the protein MSDMAKNLILWVVIAVVLMSVFQGYSPSSSSAQKMDYSTFLDANQKGNVASVVIASDQRTIDGVKRSGEKFTTIMPMYDQDLINDLMSKGVLVAGKEAEQTGFLTQIFISWFPMLLLIGVWIFFMRQMQGGGGKGAMSFGKSKAKLMGEDQIKTTFGDVAGCDEAKEEVKELVDYLRDPTKFQRLGGRIPTGVLLVGPPGTGKTLLAKAIAGEAKVPFFTISGSDFVEMFVGVGASRVRDMFEQAKKSAPCIIFIDEIDAVGRQRGAGLGGGHDEREQTLNQMLVEMDGFEGNEGIIVIAATNRPDVLDAALLRPGRFDRQVVVGLPDVRGREQILKVHMRKVPIGDDVQASVIARGTPGFSGADLANLVNEAALFAARGNRRVVGMEEFERAKDKIMMGAERRSMVMSEADKEMTAYHEAGHAIVGFLMPEHDPVHKVTIIPRGRALGVTFFLPEADAVSQSRRKLECQISVAYGGRLAEEMIYGREQVSTGASQDIKYATSIARNMVTQWGFSDKLGPLLYAEEEGEVFLGRSMGKSKHMSDETATIIDSEIKAIIDRNYQRTQQILTDNLDILHSMKDALMKYETLDSPQIDDLMARREVRAPADWAEDNSSRDDNGTPKARPADAANQDNVEPKVTEAEPKPETPLKDSGEAEIK, from the coding sequence TTGAGTGACATGGCAAAAAATCTAATACTCTGGGTGGTCATCGCCGTCGTACTGATGTCGGTGTTCCAGGGATACTCCCCCTCTTCTTCCTCAGCGCAGAAGATGGATTATTCAACCTTTTTGGATGCAAACCAAAAAGGCAATGTAGCGTCAGTTGTTATTGCTAGCGACCAACGCACTATAGATGGAGTAAAGCGCAGCGGTGAGAAATTCACCACTATCATGCCTATGTATGATCAAGATCTTATCAATGATCTGATGAGCAAAGGCGTGCTCGTAGCGGGTAAGGAAGCCGAACAGACTGGTTTCTTGACTCAAATCTTTATTTCTTGGTTCCCCATGCTGCTATTAATTGGCGTATGGATATTCTTTATGCGTCAAATGCAAGGCGGCGGTGGTAAAGGCGCAATGTCATTTGGTAAGAGTAAAGCCAAGTTGATGGGCGAAGATCAAATCAAAACTACGTTTGGTGACGTGGCAGGTTGTGACGAAGCCAAAGAAGAAGTGAAGGAGTTAGTGGATTACTTACGTGACCCAACTAAATTCCAACGTCTTGGTGGTCGTATACCTACAGGTGTCTTGCTTGTTGGCCCACCAGGTACAGGTAAAACATTATTAGCTAAAGCCATTGCAGGTGAAGCTAAAGTGCCATTTTTTACCATTTCAGGTTCTGATTTCGTTGAAATGTTTGTGGGTGTGGGTGCCTCGCGCGTACGTGATATGTTTGAGCAAGCCAAAAAATCTGCCCCATGTATTATTTTTATCGACGAAATTGATGCGGTCGGCCGTCAACGTGGCGCTGGATTAGGTGGTGGGCACGATGAACGTGAGCAAACACTGAACCAAATGCTAGTTGAGATGGATGGCTTTGAAGGTAATGAAGGTATTATCGTGATTGCGGCGACTAACCGTCCCGACGTTCTCGATGCCGCATTACTGCGTCCAGGTCGTTTCGATCGTCAAGTAGTGGTAGGTTTACCTGATGTTCGTGGTCGTGAGCAGATCCTGAAAGTGCATATGCGCAAAGTGCCGATTGGTGATGATGTACAAGCGAGCGTGATAGCTCGTGGTACGCCAGGTTTCTCTGGCGCCGATTTAGCTAACTTAGTCAACGAAGCGGCTCTGTTTGCTGCCCGCGGTAATCGCCGTGTGGTGGGAATGGAAGAGTTTGAGCGTGCTAAAGATAAAATCATGATGGGTGCTGAGCGCCGCTCTATGGTGATGTCGGAAGCTGACAAAGAAATGACGGCTTATCACGAAGCCGGCCACGCCATTGTTGGTTTTTTAATGCCCGAGCACGACCCGGTTCATAAAGTAACCATTATTCCTCGTGGCCGCGCGTTAGGTGTAACTTTCTTCTTGCCAGAGGCTGATGCTGTTAGCCAAAGCCGCCGTAAACTTGAGTGTCAAATCTCAGTAGCTTATGGTGGACGTTTAGCTGAAGAGATGATTTATGGCCGCGAGCAAGTATCGACGGGTGCATCGCAAGACATTAAGTATGCCACTTCGATAGCACGTAACATGGTGACTCAGTGGGGCTTCTCTGACAAACTTGGACCATTATTGTATGCCGAAGAAGAAGGTGAAGTCTTCTTAGGTCGCTCTATGGGTAAGTCCAAACACATGTCTGATGAAACCGCGACTATCATAGACTCAGAAATTAAGGCGATTATCGATCGCAATTATCAGCGTACTCAGCAAATCCTGACTGATAATTTAGACATCTTACATTCTATGAAAGATGCCTTAATGAAGTATGAGACTCTTGATTCGCCGCAGATTGATGACTTGATGGCTCGTCGTGAAGTGCGTGCTCCTGCTGATTGGGCTGAAGATAATTCTTCGCGCGATGACAACGGGACGCCTAAGGCTCGCCCAGCAGATGCTGCCAATCAAGACAACGTTGAACCTAAAGTGACTGAGGCTGAACCTAAGCCTGAAACGCCACTAAAGGACAGCGGTGAGGCAGAGATTAAATAA
- a CDS encoding chitobiase/beta-hexosaminidase C-terminal domain-containing protein, translating to MQAQQLAQWQRLANTLGQKALVKLDKAKVEYRVPLAGAKIQDGLMHMNTSFPGLALEYREMNGQWQRWSHGVKVTLPVAVRARSADDKRAGRMLILRDSS from the coding sequence ATGCAAGCGCAGCAATTAGCGCAGTGGCAGCGACTGGCCAATACCTTAGGGCAAAAAGCATTAGTGAAATTAGACAAGGCCAAGGTTGAGTATCGCGTGCCTTTGGCTGGGGCGAAAATTCAAGATGGTTTAATGCATATGAATACTAGCTTCCCAGGACTTGCGCTTGAATATCGAGAAATGAATGGTCAGTGGCAGCGCTGGAGTCATGGCGTTAAGGTTACCTTGCCTGTCGCTGTGCGCGCCCGTTCCGCCGATGATAAGCGGGCAGGGAGAATGTTAATTTTGAGGGACTCATCATGA
- the nagA gene encoding N-acetylglucosamine-6-phosphate deacetylase: MRTYFRAQQLFDGQQWLSDVEFCVEQGRIVSLSTNSTSPDAQVLTGRVVPGFIDIQVNGGGGVLFNSSPSVAGIQAIAKAHARFGTTAMLPTLITDDIEVMQAASSAMAQAIKAQVPGILGVHFEGPHLSVPKKGVHPAGHIRRIANAELAEFARQDLGIKLVTLAPENVAEDVISQLVAAGVKVCLGHSNADYATAMAAINAGADGFTHLFNAMSALGSREPGVVGAALDSDAWCGLIVDGHHVHAASARIALRAKAPGKVLLVTDAMPPVGDDDNLTFELFGQQVIRSGDRLNAVTGELAGCVLDMASAVRNSVSMLGLSLDEALRMASLYPAQYLGVSDDYGQLTVGARADFVVLDDDLQVSHTYIGGDAHY, encoded by the coding sequence ATGAGAACTTACTTTCGTGCGCAGCAATTGTTTGATGGTCAGCAGTGGCTATCTGATGTGGAATTTTGTGTCGAGCAAGGGCGTATTGTGTCCTTAAGTACGAACTCAACGAGTCCTGATGCACAAGTGCTCACAGGGCGAGTTGTGCCTGGTTTTATTGATATTCAAGTCAATGGTGGCGGCGGGGTGCTATTTAATAGCAGCCCAAGTGTTGCTGGTATTCAGGCCATAGCCAAAGCTCATGCACGTTTTGGTACCACGGCTATGCTGCCAACCTTGATTACTGATGATATTGAAGTCATGCAGGCCGCAAGTTCTGCTATGGCTCAAGCGATTAAGGCTCAAGTTCCAGGTATTTTAGGGGTGCATTTTGAAGGCCCACATTTATCTGTGCCGAAAAAGGGCGTACATCCTGCAGGCCATATTCGCCGCATTGCCAATGCTGAATTGGCGGAATTTGCTCGGCAAGATCTCGGAATTAAATTAGTCACGTTAGCGCCTGAAAATGTGGCAGAAGATGTCATTAGTCAGTTAGTGGCCGCGGGCGTTAAAGTTTGCCTTGGTCATTCCAATGCTGATTATGCCACGGCGATGGCGGCGATTAATGCTGGCGCCGATGGCTTTACCCACTTATTTAATGCTATGTCAGCACTTGGCTCAAGAGAGCCTGGCGTGGTTGGCGCAGCTCTTGATAGCGACGCTTGGTGCGGCTTAATTGTCGATGGTCATCATGTTCATGCCGCGAGCGCGCGCATTGCACTTCGCGCCAAAGCGCCTGGCAAAGTATTACTGGTGACTGATGCTATGCCGCCGGTCGGGGACGATGACAACCTGACTTTTGAACTCTTTGGTCAACAAGTCATTCGCAGTGGCGATCGCTTAAATGCAGTGACCGGCGAGCTTGCCGGCTGCGTACTTGATATGGCTTCAGCAGTGCGTAATAGCGTATCTATGTTAGGTCTGTCTTTAGATGAAGCGTTAAGAATGGCGTCTTTATATCCTGCCCAGTATTTAGGGGTTAGCGATGATTATGGCCAGTTAACCGTTGGCGCAAGAGCTGACTTTGTGGTGTTAGATGACGATTTACAGGTTAGCCACACCTATATTGGTGGGGATGCTCATTACTAG